One window from the genome of Salvelinus fontinalis isolate EN_2023a chromosome 3, ASM2944872v1, whole genome shotgun sequence encodes:
- the LOC129836476 gene encoding ADP-ribosylation factor-binding protein GGA3-like isoform X1: protein MADAEGESLESWLNKATNPSNRQEDWEYIIGFCDQINKELEGPQIAVRLLAHKIQSPQEWEAIQALMVLEACMKNCGKRFHNEVGKFRFLNELIKVVSPKYLGDRVSEVVKKRVVDMLFGWTLSLPDEAKISEAYQMLKKQGIVTVDPEVPLDKTLMPSPPSRPKNPVFENEEKSKRLAELLKSKKPEDLQEANRLIKNMVKEDEVRLQRASKRSGTLEEVNNSVKLLNEMLSHFSRDQSADGDKELIKELYGDCDKLRATVFKLATETEDNDSSLGDILQASDDLSRVINSYKRIVEGQTVNGEMEPLGLSTTTQCTKDSNQSEILIDLAGLDLQIPSPPEHPPLAQHPDFIPADLLYRSAPLQDLQACPAMEDPSPSKPSAALSLLDKELLSLGLNDPVPAKDDLNNLWKTFLQAPNPVLDLFGSALPATVFSAASTTENTEPVSKTAAPVSYPQSSVAASFPYPSAVAQAVSASLNHSLQDLAMLDLGSPKSMPGVINTGDLFGMGEAMGATASPRIGIPASRSSPLPLGILPAAAPTLSPKTQADDSPLLRSLSPILILPLGQASPAKFPEISLSNVHVPLEAVKPSKLCPVTAYDKDGVRVLLHFATDCPPGRPDVLVMVVSMLNTAPLPVGNIVLQVAVPKSMKVRLQPPSGTDLAPFNPIFPPAAITQVMLLANPLMETVRMRYKLTFTLGEQQCTETGEVDQFPPAEIWGAL from the exons ATGGCGGATGCGGAAGGGGAGTCGCTGGAGTCGTGGCTCA ACAAAGCCACCAACCCATCCAACAGGCAGGAAGACTGGGAGTACATTATAGGATTCTGTGACCAAATCAATAAGGAATTGGAAGG CCCACAGATTGCTGTGAGATTGTTAGCCCATAAAATCCAGTCCCCACAAGAATGGGAGGCGATACAGGCTTTGATG GTTTTAGAGGCTTGCATGAAGAACTGCGGAAAAAGGTTCCACAATGAAGTTGGGAAATTTAGGTTTCTAAATGAACTCATCAAAGTGGTGTCACCTAAA TATCTAGGTGACAGAGTGTCGGAGGTGGTGAAGAAGAGAGTGGTAGATATGCTCTTCGGCTGGACACTCTCTTTACCCGATGAGGCTAAGATCAGTGAAGCTTATCAAATGCTGAAGAAACAAG GTATTGTCACAGTTGACCCGGAGGTTCCTCTGGATAAGACACTGATGCCGTCGCCCCCCTCCCGACCCAAGAACCCTGTGTTTGAGAACGAGGAGAAGAGCAAG cgaCTGGCCGAGCTTCTGAAAAGCAAAAAGCCTGAGGATCTACAGGAGGCCAACCGCCTCATCAAAAACATGGTCAAAGAG GATGAGGTGAGGCTGCAGAGAGCGTCGAAGCGCAGCGGCACCCTGGAGGAGGTCAACAACAGTGTTAAACTGCTCAACGAGATGCTCAGCCACTTCAGCAGGGACCAATCAGCGGATGGAGACAAGGAGCTTATCAAA GAGCTTTACGGTGACTGTGACAAGTTGAGGGCGACTGTGTTCAAGCTGGCCACAGAGACGGAGGACAATGACAGCAGCTTAG GTGACATATTGCAGGCCAGCGATGACCTGTCCCGCGTCATCAACTCCTATAAGAGGATTGTGGAAGGACAGACTGTCAATGGAGAGATGGAGCCGCTTGGACTGTCAACTACTACACAAT GTACCAAAGACAGCaaccagtctgagatcctgataGACCTGGCTGGTCTGGACCTCCAGATCCCCTCCCCACCAGAGCATCCTCCTTTAGCCCAGCACCCAGACTTCATCCCAGCCGACCTGCTGTACAGGTCTGCCCCCCTCCAGGATCTTCAGGCCTGCCCTGCCATGGAGGACCCCAGCCCCAGCAAACCCTCTGCTGCACTGTCTCTACTGGACAAGGAGCTCCTCTCTCTAG gACTAAATGACCCAGTTCCTGCAAAAGATGACTTGAATAATCTGTGGAAAACATTTTTGCAG GCTCCCAACCCAGTTTTGGACCTGTTTGGCAGCGCCCTCCCAGCTACTGTATTCTCTGCAGCTTCTACGACAGAGAATACAGAGCCTGTTTCTAAGACAGCCGCCCCTGTCAGTTACCCTCAATCCTCAGTGGCGGCCTCCTTCCCCTACCCCAGTGCTGTTGCCCAGGCAGTCTCCGCCTCCCTGAACCACAGTCTGCAGGACCTGGCCATGTTGGATTTGGGTAGCCCCAAGAG CATGCCTGGTGTGATCAACACTGGCGACCTGTTTGGGATGGGTGAGGCTATGGGTGCAACTGCCTCCCCGAGAATTGGGATCCCTGCCTCCAGATCCAGCCCTCTCCCTCTGGGCATCCTACCGGCTGCAGCCCCTACCTTGTCCCCTAAGACCCAGGCTGATGACAGCCCCCTTCTCCGCTCCCTGTCCCCCATTCTGATTCTCCCGCTGGGGCAGGCCAGCCCAGCCAAGTTCCCTGAGATCTCCCTAAGTAACGTCCACGTCCCCCTAGAAGCCGTCAAGCCAA GCAAGCTGTGTCCTGTGACGGCCTATGATAAAGATGGGGTCCGCGTTCTCCTGCACTTTGCCACCGACTGTCCGCCGGGCCGGCCGGATGTGCTGGTGATGGTGGTGTCCATGTTGAACACGGCACCTCTTCCTGTCGGGAACATAGTCCTACAGGTTGCTGTACCCAAG TCGATGAAGGTGAGACTACAACCGCCCTCGGGAACTGACCTGGCGCCCTTTAACCCCATCTTTCCTCCTGCCGCCATCACTCAAGTCATGCTGCTGGCCAACCCACTGATG GAGACGGTCCGGATGAGATACAAGCTGACGTTCACACTGGGAGAGCAGCAGTGCACAGAGACTGGGGAGGTGGACCAGTTCCCCCCAGCCGAGATATGGGGGGCTCTATAG
- the LOC129836476 gene encoding ADP-ribosylation factor-binding protein GGA3-like isoform X2 → MLFLCSSSNVTAGPLDHISEAELISAVLSPQIAVRLLAHKIQSPQEWEAIQALMVLEACMKNCGKRFHNEVGKFRFLNELIKVVSPKYLGDRVSEVVKKRVVDMLFGWTLSLPDEAKISEAYQMLKKQGIVTVDPEVPLDKTLMPSPPSRPKNPVFENEEKSKRLAELLKSKKPEDLQEANRLIKNMVKEDEVRLQRASKRSGTLEEVNNSVKLLNEMLSHFSRDQSADGDKELIKELYGDCDKLRATVFKLATETEDNDSSLGDILQASDDLSRVINSYKRIVEGQTVNGEMEPLGLSTTTQCTKDSNQSEILIDLAGLDLQIPSPPEHPPLAQHPDFIPADLLYRSAPLQDLQACPAMEDPSPSKPSAALSLLDKELLSLGLNDPVPAKDDLNNLWKTFLQAPNPVLDLFGSALPATVFSAASTTENTEPVSKTAAPVSYPQSSVAASFPYPSAVAQAVSASLNHSLQDLAMLDLGSPKSMPGVINTGDLFGMGEAMGATASPRIGIPASRSSPLPLGILPAAAPTLSPKTQADDSPLLRSLSPILILPLGQASPAKFPEISLSNVHVPLEAVKPSKLCPVTAYDKDGVRVLLHFATDCPPGRPDVLVMVVSMLNTAPLPVGNIVLQVAVPKSMKVRLQPPSGTDLAPFNPIFPPAAITQVMLLANPLMETVRMRYKLTFTLGEQQCTETGEVDQFPPAEIWGAL, encoded by the exons ATGCTTTTTCTATGCTCTTCAAGTAACGTTACTGCAGGTCCCCTGGATCATATTTCTGAAGCTGAACTCATTTCTGCAGTGTTAAG CCCACAGATTGCTGTGAGATTGTTAGCCCATAAAATCCAGTCCCCACAAGAATGGGAGGCGATACAGGCTTTGATG GTTTTAGAGGCTTGCATGAAGAACTGCGGAAAAAGGTTCCACAATGAAGTTGGGAAATTTAGGTTTCTAAATGAACTCATCAAAGTGGTGTCACCTAAA TATCTAGGTGACAGAGTGTCGGAGGTGGTGAAGAAGAGAGTGGTAGATATGCTCTTCGGCTGGACACTCTCTTTACCCGATGAGGCTAAGATCAGTGAAGCTTATCAAATGCTGAAGAAACAAG GTATTGTCACAGTTGACCCGGAGGTTCCTCTGGATAAGACACTGATGCCGTCGCCCCCCTCCCGACCCAAGAACCCTGTGTTTGAGAACGAGGAGAAGAGCAAG cgaCTGGCCGAGCTTCTGAAAAGCAAAAAGCCTGAGGATCTACAGGAGGCCAACCGCCTCATCAAAAACATGGTCAAAGAG GATGAGGTGAGGCTGCAGAGAGCGTCGAAGCGCAGCGGCACCCTGGAGGAGGTCAACAACAGTGTTAAACTGCTCAACGAGATGCTCAGCCACTTCAGCAGGGACCAATCAGCGGATGGAGACAAGGAGCTTATCAAA GAGCTTTACGGTGACTGTGACAAGTTGAGGGCGACTGTGTTCAAGCTGGCCACAGAGACGGAGGACAATGACAGCAGCTTAG GTGACATATTGCAGGCCAGCGATGACCTGTCCCGCGTCATCAACTCCTATAAGAGGATTGTGGAAGGACAGACTGTCAATGGAGAGATGGAGCCGCTTGGACTGTCAACTACTACACAAT GTACCAAAGACAGCaaccagtctgagatcctgataGACCTGGCTGGTCTGGACCTCCAGATCCCCTCCCCACCAGAGCATCCTCCTTTAGCCCAGCACCCAGACTTCATCCCAGCCGACCTGCTGTACAGGTCTGCCCCCCTCCAGGATCTTCAGGCCTGCCCTGCCATGGAGGACCCCAGCCCCAGCAAACCCTCTGCTGCACTGTCTCTACTGGACAAGGAGCTCCTCTCTCTAG gACTAAATGACCCAGTTCCTGCAAAAGATGACTTGAATAATCTGTGGAAAACATTTTTGCAG GCTCCCAACCCAGTTTTGGACCTGTTTGGCAGCGCCCTCCCAGCTACTGTATTCTCTGCAGCTTCTACGACAGAGAATACAGAGCCTGTTTCTAAGACAGCCGCCCCTGTCAGTTACCCTCAATCCTCAGTGGCGGCCTCCTTCCCCTACCCCAGTGCTGTTGCCCAGGCAGTCTCCGCCTCCCTGAACCACAGTCTGCAGGACCTGGCCATGTTGGATTTGGGTAGCCCCAAGAG CATGCCTGGTGTGATCAACACTGGCGACCTGTTTGGGATGGGTGAGGCTATGGGTGCAACTGCCTCCCCGAGAATTGGGATCCCTGCCTCCAGATCCAGCCCTCTCCCTCTGGGCATCCTACCGGCTGCAGCCCCTACCTTGTCCCCTAAGACCCAGGCTGATGACAGCCCCCTTCTCCGCTCCCTGTCCCCCATTCTGATTCTCCCGCTGGGGCAGGCCAGCCCAGCCAAGTTCCCTGAGATCTCCCTAAGTAACGTCCACGTCCCCCTAGAAGCCGTCAAGCCAA GCAAGCTGTGTCCTGTGACGGCCTATGATAAAGATGGGGTCCGCGTTCTCCTGCACTTTGCCACCGACTGTCCGCCGGGCCGGCCGGATGTGCTGGTGATGGTGGTGTCCATGTTGAACACGGCACCTCTTCCTGTCGGGAACATAGTCCTACAGGTTGCTGTACCCAAG TCGATGAAGGTGAGACTACAACCGCCCTCGGGAACTGACCTGGCGCCCTTTAACCCCATCTTTCCTCCTGCCGCCATCACTCAAGTCATGCTGCTGGCCAACCCACTGATG GAGACGGTCCGGATGAGATACAAGCTGACGTTCACACTGGGAGAGCAGCAGTGCACAGAGACTGGGGAGGTGGACCAGTTCCCCCCAGCCGAGATATGGGGGGCTCTATAG
- the LOC129836476 gene encoding ADP-ribosylation factor-binding protein GGA3-like isoform X3, whose protein sequence is MVLEACMKNCGKRFHNEVGKFRFLNELIKVVSPKYLGDRVSEVVKKRVVDMLFGWTLSLPDEAKISEAYQMLKKQGIVTVDPEVPLDKTLMPSPPSRPKNPVFENEEKSKRLAELLKSKKPEDLQEANRLIKNMVKEDEVRLQRASKRSGTLEEVNNSVKLLNEMLSHFSRDQSADGDKELIKELYGDCDKLRATVFKLATETEDNDSSLGDILQASDDLSRVINSYKRIVEGQTVNGEMEPLGLSTTTQCTKDSNQSEILIDLAGLDLQIPSPPEHPPLAQHPDFIPADLLYRSAPLQDLQACPAMEDPSPSKPSAALSLLDKELLSLGLNDPVPAKDDLNNLWKTFLQAPNPVLDLFGSALPATVFSAASTTENTEPVSKTAAPVSYPQSSVAASFPYPSAVAQAVSASLNHSLQDLAMLDLGSPKSMPGVINTGDLFGMGEAMGATASPRIGIPASRSSPLPLGILPAAAPTLSPKTQADDSPLLRSLSPILILPLGQASPAKFPEISLSNVHVPLEAVKPSKLCPVTAYDKDGVRVLLHFATDCPPGRPDVLVMVVSMLNTAPLPVGNIVLQVAVPKSMKVRLQPPSGTDLAPFNPIFPPAAITQVMLLANPLMETVRMRYKLTFTLGEQQCTETGEVDQFPPAEIWGAL, encoded by the exons ATG GTTTTAGAGGCTTGCATGAAGAACTGCGGAAAAAGGTTCCACAATGAAGTTGGGAAATTTAGGTTTCTAAATGAACTCATCAAAGTGGTGTCACCTAAA TATCTAGGTGACAGAGTGTCGGAGGTGGTGAAGAAGAGAGTGGTAGATATGCTCTTCGGCTGGACACTCTCTTTACCCGATGAGGCTAAGATCAGTGAAGCTTATCAAATGCTGAAGAAACAAG GTATTGTCACAGTTGACCCGGAGGTTCCTCTGGATAAGACACTGATGCCGTCGCCCCCCTCCCGACCCAAGAACCCTGTGTTTGAGAACGAGGAGAAGAGCAAG cgaCTGGCCGAGCTTCTGAAAAGCAAAAAGCCTGAGGATCTACAGGAGGCCAACCGCCTCATCAAAAACATGGTCAAAGAG GATGAGGTGAGGCTGCAGAGAGCGTCGAAGCGCAGCGGCACCCTGGAGGAGGTCAACAACAGTGTTAAACTGCTCAACGAGATGCTCAGCCACTTCAGCAGGGACCAATCAGCGGATGGAGACAAGGAGCTTATCAAA GAGCTTTACGGTGACTGTGACAAGTTGAGGGCGACTGTGTTCAAGCTGGCCACAGAGACGGAGGACAATGACAGCAGCTTAG GTGACATATTGCAGGCCAGCGATGACCTGTCCCGCGTCATCAACTCCTATAAGAGGATTGTGGAAGGACAGACTGTCAATGGAGAGATGGAGCCGCTTGGACTGTCAACTACTACACAAT GTACCAAAGACAGCaaccagtctgagatcctgataGACCTGGCTGGTCTGGACCTCCAGATCCCCTCCCCACCAGAGCATCCTCCTTTAGCCCAGCACCCAGACTTCATCCCAGCCGACCTGCTGTACAGGTCTGCCCCCCTCCAGGATCTTCAGGCCTGCCCTGCCATGGAGGACCCCAGCCCCAGCAAACCCTCTGCTGCACTGTCTCTACTGGACAAGGAGCTCCTCTCTCTAG gACTAAATGACCCAGTTCCTGCAAAAGATGACTTGAATAATCTGTGGAAAACATTTTTGCAG GCTCCCAACCCAGTTTTGGACCTGTTTGGCAGCGCCCTCCCAGCTACTGTATTCTCTGCAGCTTCTACGACAGAGAATACAGAGCCTGTTTCTAAGACAGCCGCCCCTGTCAGTTACCCTCAATCCTCAGTGGCGGCCTCCTTCCCCTACCCCAGTGCTGTTGCCCAGGCAGTCTCCGCCTCCCTGAACCACAGTCTGCAGGACCTGGCCATGTTGGATTTGGGTAGCCCCAAGAG CATGCCTGGTGTGATCAACACTGGCGACCTGTTTGGGATGGGTGAGGCTATGGGTGCAACTGCCTCCCCGAGAATTGGGATCCCTGCCTCCAGATCCAGCCCTCTCCCTCTGGGCATCCTACCGGCTGCAGCCCCTACCTTGTCCCCTAAGACCCAGGCTGATGACAGCCCCCTTCTCCGCTCCCTGTCCCCCATTCTGATTCTCCCGCTGGGGCAGGCCAGCCCAGCCAAGTTCCCTGAGATCTCCCTAAGTAACGTCCACGTCCCCCTAGAAGCCGTCAAGCCAA GCAAGCTGTGTCCTGTGACGGCCTATGATAAAGATGGGGTCCGCGTTCTCCTGCACTTTGCCACCGACTGTCCGCCGGGCCGGCCGGATGTGCTGGTGATGGTGGTGTCCATGTTGAACACGGCACCTCTTCCTGTCGGGAACATAGTCCTACAGGTTGCTGTACCCAAG TCGATGAAGGTGAGACTACAACCGCCCTCGGGAACTGACCTGGCGCCCTTTAACCCCATCTTTCCTCCTGCCGCCATCACTCAAGTCATGCTGCTGGCCAACCCACTGATG GAGACGGTCCGGATGAGATACAAGCTGACGTTCACACTGGGAGAGCAGCAGTGCACAGAGACTGGGGAGGTGGACCAGTTCCCCCCAGCCGAGATATGGGGGGCTCTATAG
- the LOC129836496 gene encoding small ubiquitin-related modifier 2-like, with protein sequence MADEKPKEGVKTENNDHINLKVAGQDGSVVQFKIKRHTPLSKLMKAYCERQGLTIRQIRFRFDGQPINETDTPAQLEMEDEDTIDVFQQQTGGFFH encoded by the exons ATGGCAGACGAAAAACCCAAG gAAGGAGTAAAAACGGAGAACAATGACCACATCAACTTGAAGGTGGCAGGACAAGACGGCTCAGTGGTGCAGTTCAAGATcaaaaggcacacacctctcaGCAAACTCATGAAAGCATATTGCGAAAGACAG GGCCTGACGATTAGGCAAATCCGGTTCCGGTTCGATGGTCAACCCATCaacgagacagacacaccagcACAA TTGGAAATGGAAGATGAAGACACAATCGATGTGTTTCAGCAGCAAACGGGAGGTTTTTTTCACTAG